CGCCGTCGTGCAGCTGGCCGACGGCTCCGTGGTCCGGGAGGCAGCGGCCGTTCCCGGCGACGCACACCTGCGCATCCGGGTTGCCGTGGGCGAACTGGCCGCCACGGCAGCAGCGCCGGCTGAAGAAAAGCCCGGCGCATGAACATGCAGAATCAACAGCTCCAACCGAAAGAAGACCCGAAAATGAACCCCGCAGCAAACGAAGCATCAACCATCCCGGCAGACATTGAAGCCATGAGCTACGAGCAGGCCCGGGACGAACTGGTTTCCGTGGTCGGCAGGCTGGAAACCGGAGGCGCCTCCCTGGAGGAATCTCTGGCTCTGTGGGAGCGCGGCGAGCAGCTTGCCACCCGCTGCGAGTCCTGGCTGGAAGGTGCCCGCCGCCGCCTCGATGCTGCCCGCGAGGCGGCCGCCGGCGAATAGCCTCAGCCGAATAGCCTCAGCTGAATAGGCCTGCCCCGAACAGGCCTACTGCTTGTAGGTGCTCAGGAACTCGGCGAGCCGGACCATGGCATCCTCGATGTCATCCACGTTGGGCAGGGTCACCATCCGGAAGTGGTCCGGCCGCACCCAGTTGAAGGCCGTGCCCACGGAGATCAGGATCTTTTGCTGCTTGAGCAGGTCCAGGGCAAACTGCTCGTCGCTGGCGATCGGATAGACCTCGGGGTCCAGCTTCGGGAACAGGTACAGGGCCCCCATGGACAGCTCGCAGCTCACGCCGGGAATGTCGTTGAGCATCTTGTGGGCCAGATCGCGCTGCGCCTTGAGCCTGCCGCCGGGCAGGATCAGGTCATTGATGCTCTGGTAGCCGCCCAGTGCGGTCTGGATGGCGTGCTGCGCGGGAACGTTGGCGCACAGCCGCATGTTCGCGAGCAGATTGATGCCCTCGATGTAGTCCTGGGCCTCATGTTTCGGTCCGGAGATGGCCATCCAGCCGCTGCGGTAGCCGGCAATCCGGTAGGCCTTGGACAGGCCGCTGAAGGTCAGGCACAGGACATCTTCGCCGGTGATCGTGGCTGAGTTCAGGTGCACGGCGTCGTCGTACAAAATCTTTTCGTAGATTTCGTCCGAGAAGATGATCAGCCCGTGCTTGCGGGCCAGGTCCACGATCGCCTTGACGACGTGCTCCGGATAGACCGCCCCGGTGGGGTTGTTGGGGTTGATCAGGACAATCCCCTTGGTGCGGTCGGTGATTTTGGACTCAAGGTCCTCGACGTCCGGCCACCAGTGCTCGTTTTCGTCGCACAGGTAGTGCACAGCGGTTCCGCCGGCAAGTGAGACGGAGGCGGTCCACAGCGGATAGTCCGGAGCGGGCACCAGGATCTCATCGCCGTTGTTCAGCAGCGCCTGGAGCGAAAGCGTAATCAGTTCGCTGACCCCGTTGCCGAGGTAGACGTCATCGACGTCAATGTTCTGGATGCCGCGGCTTTGGTAGTACTGGACGACGGCGGTGCGGGCGGAGAAAATCCCGCGGGAATCGCTGTAGCCCTGGGCCTTGGGAAGGTGGCGCATCATGTCCACCAAGATCGCTTCCGGCGCCTCGAAACCAAAGGGCGCGGGGTTGCCGATATTCAGCTTCAGAATCCGCTGACCGGCTGCTTCCATGCGCTGTGCATGCTCCAGCAGCGGCCCACGGATGTCATAGAGAACGTTGTGGAGCTTGTGGGACTGCTTGAATTCGGCCATGAAAACATGGTGCCACAGGCAGGGACCCCTCCCCGCACATGTGAAGCGGAAAGGGGTCCCTGTAACAACGGCGAACCAAGGGTTAGGCGAAGCCCTTTTCCTCCAGCCACATGCGGGCTGCTTCACTGGGATCCATCTTCTGGTCTCCGCTGACGGCCTGGTTCAGGTCGATCAGGTCCTCGGTGGTCAGTTCCGCAGACACTTTGTTCAGCACCTCTGCAGCCTGGTCATTCACGGCCTGCGAGGAGGCCAGCGGAACCACCTGCTGGGCGGGCCAGTTCTGCAACGGGTCCTCCAGCACCACCAGGTCATTTTCCACAATGGCCGGGGTGGTGGTGTAAATGTCTGCAACCTGCACGTCATCCTTGAGCAGGGCGTCCACGGTCAGCGGCCCGCCGCTGTCACCGATCGGCGTGAACTCCTTGAACTCGCAGCCGTACTTGTCCTTCAACCCGATCAGGCCCTGGACCCGTTCCGCGAATTCCGCCGGTGCAGCCAGCGTCAGCTGGTCACAGACCTTGGCCAGGTCCTCGATGCTCTCCAGCTGATACTTCTCCGCCGTGGCCTTGGTGACCACCATGGCATCCTTGTTCTCGGCGTCGGACGGCTCGAGGATTACCAGGCCCTCGGGCAGGGCACCGGGCAGGGCATCAATGATCTCCCCGGCGTCCACGAGTTCAGTGTCCGGGTCCACTCCCACCAGCAGCGCGCCGGTGTATTCGGGGATCAGGTCAATGGAGCCGTCCTCCAGTGCGGGGAGGTAGACCTCGCGTGAACCGATGCCGAGCTTGGTCTCTGCGGGAATGCCGGCACCGTTCAGCGCACCGGCATAGATCTCCGCCAGGGTGCTGGATTCGGGGAAGTCCGCCGATCCCACCACAATTGTTTCGGCAGCCCCGGACGCAGCGCTTTCCGACGGCGATTCCGAGGCCAGCGGGTCACCTCCGCCGCCGCTGCAGCCGGCCAGCCCGAGGGCCAGGGTGATGCCTCCGGCCAGAACGGTCAGTCCCTTGGGCCGGGCAATCCGGCGCTTGTGCTGCGTCATTGTTTTCCTCCTTGTGAGCCGGCAGCGGAAAATCCGCCGCCGGTGGGTGTAGGTGCGGTCGGAGCTGCTGTACCGGCCGCGGCGACGCGGCCCTTCTGCAGCCCGGGTGAAATCAAGAGACGTGCTGCCAACGCAATCACGGCATCCACTGCAAGCGCCAGCAAGGCAATGATGACCGCGCCGCCGAAGACCCTGCCGTAGTCGCCAACGGCCAGTCCGTCGATGAGGTACCGCCCGAGTCCTCCCAGGTTG
This genomic interval from Arthrobacter sunyaminii contains the following:
- a CDS encoding exodeoxyribonuclease VII small subunit, which encodes MNPAANEASTIPADIEAMSYEQARDELVSVVGRLETGGASLEESLALWERGEQLATRCESWLEGARRRLDAAREAAAGE
- a CDS encoding pyridoxal phosphate-dependent aminotransferase — encoded protein: MAEFKQSHKLHNVLYDIRGPLLEHAQRMEAAGQRILKLNIGNPAPFGFEAPEAILVDMMRHLPKAQGYSDSRGIFSARTAVVQYYQSRGIQNIDVDDVYLGNGVSELITLSLQALLNNGDEILVPAPDYPLWTASVSLAGGTAVHYLCDENEHWWPDVEDLESKITDRTKGIVLINPNNPTGAVYPEHVVKAIVDLARKHGLIIFSDEIYEKILYDDAVHLNSATITGEDVLCLTFSGLSKAYRIAGYRSGWMAISGPKHEAQDYIEGINLLANMRLCANVPAQHAIQTALGGYQSINDLILPGGRLKAQRDLAHKMLNDIPGVSCELSMGALYLFPKLDPEVYPIASDEQFALDLLKQQKILISVGTAFNWVRPDHFRMVTLPNVDDIEDAMVRLAEFLSTYKQ
- a CDS encoding ABC transporter substrate-binding protein, whose amino-acid sequence is MTQHKRRIARPKGLTVLAGGITLALGLAGCSGGGGDPLASESPSESAASGAAETIVVGSADFPESSTLAEIYAGALNGAGIPAETKLGIGSREVYLPALEDGSIDLIPEYTGALLVGVDPDTELVDAGEIIDALPGALPEGLVILEPSDAENKDAMVVTKATAEKYQLESIEDLAKVCDQLTLAAPAEFAERVQGLIGLKDKYGCEFKEFTPIGDSGGPLTVDALLKDDVQVADIYTTTPAIVENDLVVLEDPLQNWPAQQVVPLASSQAVNDQAAEVLNKVSAELTTEDLIDLNQAVSGDQKMDPSEAARMWLEEKGFA